From the Purpureocillium takamizusanense chromosome 6, complete sequence genome, one window contains:
- a CDS encoding uncharacterized protein (COG:S~TransMembrane:6 (i31-51o89-109i121-143o149-171i183-206o271-290i)~EggNog:ENOG503NWDC), whose translation MAQSSRPPRNRFVAAMRKVYHPVGFTKGYNFSMWVIFSGTMLGFCLARFMYLNYDGIYCPRRADVQDAAVAGECWTYDSKTYLLVGIKMHLYCILPASFLACFQFVPAIRHRFILAHRLNGYLVLLLSVPGAVGCVMVSRHAFGGGVEIQVITGLMSIMFVGALGLALYNVKMLQLEQHRAWMLRAWFYAAAIITCRFIMGMSAVITSMSHSDPYYYAKPCDVLATLFNSTDALEAKYPACKSLEAWTAVKADVHGGKDNSAAALNMTFGMALWLALALHAIGIEFYLQLTPAESERLRNVSYQRQLEAGHKHPGRSGLTADRIGDAAIWTPSRDSKNDMDRDAAAADPKSNNGSHSTVKQCSK comes from the exons ATGGCCCAGTCCAGTCGACCTCCGCGGAaccgcttcgtcgccgccatgcgtAAGGTCTACCACCCCGTCGGCTTCACCAAGGGCTACAACTTCTCCATGTGGGTCATCTTTTCCGGCACCATGCTGGGCTTCTGCCTCGCGCGCTTCATGTACCTCAACTACGACGGCATCTactgcccgcgccgcgccgacgtgcAGGATGCCGCGGTGGCCGGGGAGTGCTGGACGTACGACAGCAAGACGTACCTGCTCGTGGGCATCAAGATGCACCTCTACTGCATCCTCCCCGCGTCGTTCCTGGCTTGCTTCCAGTTCGTGCCGGCGATCCGACACCGCTTCATCCTGGCGCACCGCCTCAACGGGTATCTGGTTCTCCTACTGAGCGTCCCCGGGGCTGTGGGCTGCGTCATGGTATCGCGGCAtgcctttggcggcggcgttgagatTCAGGTCATCACGGGGCTCATGTCCATCATGTTCGTCGGCGCGTTGGGCCTTGCGCTGTACAATGTCAAGAtgctgcagctggagcaACATCGCGCGTGGATGCTACGTGCGTGGTTTTAC GCTGCGGCCATCATCACATGTCGTTTCATCATGGGAATGTCCGCCGTCATTACGTCCATGTCCCATTCGGATCCGTACTACTATGCCAAGCCGTGCGACGTGCTCGCGACCTTGTTCAACAGCACAGATGCCTTGGAGGCAAAATACCCGGCGTGCAAGTCGCTAGAGGCGTGGACGGCCGTCAAGGCAGATGTCCATGGCGGCAAGGACAACAGCGCCGCTGCGCTCAACATGACGTTTGGAATGGCGCTGTGGCTGGCGCTTGCTCTGCACGCCATTGGCATTGAGTTCTAT CTGCAGCTTACGCCCGCCGAGTCGGAGCGTCTTCGCAATGTGTCGTACCAGCGGCAACTGGAAGCCGGGCACAAACACCCGGGACGATCTGGCTTGACAGCCGATCGGATAGGCGATGCTGCGATATGGACGCCCAGCCGCGACAGCAAGAATGACATGGACAgggatgccgcggcggcagaccCAAAGAGCAACAACGGCAGTCACAGCACAGTCAAGCAGTGTAGTAAGTAG
- a CDS encoding uncharacterized protein (COG:S~SECRETED:SignalP(1-16~SECRETED:cutsite=AAA-AP~SECRETED:prob=0.6361)~EggNog:ENOG503P7MY), with product MRFITAVIALAAAAAAAPEVKKFPPMHEISVSEANDACGNNMELNCCNKESDQAAGHGDVSKNPGVVGGVLDGLSLFDQCSQLSVAALIGVQDLLKAHCVGKAACCQRSPSNAAGGLVNLALPCIALNSLIM from the exons ATGCGCTTCATCACCGCTGTCATTgccctcgctgctgccgcggctgccgcccCTGAGGTCAAGAAGTTTCCTCCCATGCACGAGATCTCCGTCAGCGAGGCCAACGATGCCTGCGGTAACAACATGGAGCTCAACTGCTGCAACAAAGAGAGCGACcaggcggccggccacggcgatgtGTCCAAGAACCCTGGTGTCGTTGGCGgtgtcctcgacggcctcagCCTCTTCGACCAGTGCTCGCAGCTCTCCGTCGCTGCTC TCATTGGTGTCCAGGATCTGCTCAAGGCCCACTGCGTCGGCAAGGCCGCCTGCTGCCAGCGCTCTCCCTCCAAC GCTGCTGGCGGTCTCGTCAAcctggccctgccctgcaTCGCCCTTAACAGCCTTATCATGTAG